In the genome of uncultured Sphaerochaeta sp., the window TGGCAGGTCGGGGGTATGACGAAGTCAATTTCTGGAAGCCGGGGGGAAACGTCAATTTCAAGGCGCTGACACCTGGAGAGCTGTTCCTGTTCAAACTGCATGCTCCCTACAATGCAATTGTAGGGGGAGGGTTCTTCGTCCGGTTTTCCCTGCTTCCCAGCTTTCTTGCCTGGGAAGCGTTTGGCACGAAGAATGGGACAGAGACCTTTGGCCAGCTTGAAACACGTATTGCCAAATATCGCAAGAGTCAGGTTCCCAATTCCCAGATCGGCTGCATCATCCTCAATTCTCCGTTCTTCTTTTCTGAGTCTGATTGGATTGCCGCTCCTCCCAACTGGGGGAAAAGCATTGTGCAAGGCAAGACGTATGACGATACGACACAAGAGGGTGCAGCACTTATGGAGGCTGTACACCAGCGGCTTGGTGGCCTGTATGGGTATGGGCACCATGAGAGCGACAGTGCTTCCAATGTTCGGGAAGGGCAGTATCTGGCAACTTACCGTATCGGGCAGGGAACCTTCCGGGTATTGGTTACCGAGGCATACAACCGTCGTTGTGCGATCAGTGGCGAGAAAACGCTTCCTGTTTTGGATGCCGCACATATTGTCCCGTTCAGTGAAGAGGGCAGCTATTCGGTGAAGAATGGGCTGTTGCTCAGGACTGACATCCATACGCTGTACGATAAGGGATACCTCACTGTTACTCCCGACTACCATGTTGAGGTAAGCAATCGATTGAAAAGCGAGTATGGTAATGGAAAGATCTACTACGCCTATCATGGGCTACAGCTTCCCAATCTTCCTCTGGAAGAGCAGGAACGGCCTTCACCCTCCTTCTTGGCATGGCATACCGAGCATGTGTACAAGGGGTAATCTGAAGCGTTTGGAGGCCTGCTTTGATCGGTACTACTTCTTTACAAGCTCCACTACCACTGTTTCGTAACCACTGAAGGAAACCTCATTGATGCTTCCGCACTCAGGGCATACAACCCGCACCGATACTTGCTCATGCTTCATGTCAGCGATATTGACCTGGTATTCCCAACTTCCACATCCCGAACAGGTGAATCTCATGGTTTCCTCTCCCTTTGGTACCCAATGTTCTCGAGGTGCAGTATAGCTCTGAATATGGCAATCAGCAATGTATTGTATCCATTGGTACGGATAATCCGGGGTATTACCTAAGCAAGCTATCAACGTAACGCTGTGTGCCCTATGAGAATCTTCGTGCTTCTGTCACAAACTATATGTAGATTATGTGACAGAGTAGAGAGGTTTCATAAGCAAGGGGCTGTCTCCCAAGAGAGATCCGCTTTTGAATGAATAGGGCCCTTCAGGGGACACTCCTCCTGTTTTGGAACGGATTTTTCTCATACTCTGAAGTTGTTGCTTCTTGGCAAGAACAAAACCCCATACTGGGATATACTGTTGTCATTACATCCGAATTCTCTTGGAGGTCCTTCATGCAAACAGAAGTCAGAATGATTCCCATCACCACACCCTACGGGGAGTATCGGGTCTGGACCAAGCGCTGCAACAGCAGTCCGTCAAAGCGGCTTTTGCTCCTGCACGGAGGACCGGGAATGACCCATGAGTACTTTGAGAGCTTCGATACCTACTTCGCCGATGGGGATATAGAATCTCAAATTCCCGTCCAAATTATATCTAGGAATTCAGTAATTCTTTTAAATAGTTGCAAATATTGGCAAAAAGTACGTGACAAAAGCATAAAACATAGGTATAATTGTATCTATGATAGATGCCAATGCAAAACCGACGAAAATCATCCGTGTCACCAACAAGAAGAACGGTGTCACCTACCTCTACGAGGACCAAGCCTTCTGGAACAGCGAGAAGAAGCGCGGCGAACACAAGCGCAAGTGCATCGGCCGCCTCGGTCCGGACGGCGATGCGATATACAACGAGTACTATCTGGCAAGGAAGGAAGCCGTCAAGGCCGAGAATCCGCTTGTCTCCAAGACCACGCTGATGGGACAGAACCTCATCATGGACAAGGTGGTCAAGGATACCGGCATCAAACCAGTTCTGAAGGAAGCCTTCGGATCCGATGACGCCGATGCCATCCTCAAGCTTGCAAGGTACAGCGTCTGCGAGGGCAAAGCCCTCAGCAGAGCCGAGGACTGGCTGGATGACCGGGGTTTCAACGGCAGCGCCCTTTGCTCGCAGCGCATCAGCGAGCTGCTCGCCTCCCTGTCCGACGACAGGCGCAACACCTTCTTCAAGCTTTGGATCAACAAACAGGCGAAGAAGAAGGCACTGCTGTTCGATATAACCTCGATTTCGTCCTATGGGAAAAACAATGCATATGTGGAGCGGGGGTACAACCGCGACCACGAGAACCTGAGGCAGATCAATCTCGGACTGCTCAGTTCCCACTCGTCGAACGTCCCACTCTGGTACTCGGAACTGCCCGGCAGCATGGCGGACTCCATCGTGCTCGACCATGTGCTGGGCAGCTTGGAAAAGCTCGATGTGAAGGACATAAACCTGGTTGGCGACAGAGGCTTCTACAGTGAAGCCAATCTCAGAAATATTGCAGGAAAGGGACAGAAGTTCACCATCCCCGTACCATCCAGCCTCAAGTGGCAGAAGGAATTGATCGACAAGGTCAGGGACTCCATCAGAAGACCGGCCAACATCATCAGGAACCCAGAGGATGACAAGTCATATATCTATGGTATTACTGACTACAAGACCGAGTCCTACGGCAGGACCTGGCGGCATGTCTACTTCGACCCCGTCAGGAAGGAGCAGGACATCGCATCGCTGATGCTCAAGCTGAGAAAGGGCGAGGAGGAGCTTGCAAGCGGGAATATCGTCGAAAGGAACAAAGGCCTGTACGAGACGTACTTCACCGTCAAGGAGACGCCCAAGCGGGGAAGAAAGGTCATCCTGAACGAGCAGGCCGTCGATGACTACATCAACGGCTACAGCGGGTTCTGGATCATCCTCACCAATGCGGAAAAGGACGCATCCAAGGCACTGGGGCACTACAACCGAAGGTGCGATATCGAGTTCCACTTCGACGACATGAAGAACCTGCTGGACTGCAATAGGCTCAACGTTCATGGTGAGAAAACCATGAAGGGCAGACTGTTCGTCAACTTCATCACCCTCATCCTGCTCAATGATCTGAGAGGCAAGGTCTCGGCCATCAAGCCGAGGGATAGGAAGTACTGGGACTCCAAGGACATGCTGAACAAGGTTTCCACCTATTCAAGGATTCACTTCACCGGTACCTATAAGGACCTGTGGACAGTACCCACCAAGGCACAAAGGCTGATCTTCGACCTCCTGAAAATCGAGTACCATTGGAAGGGTGAGACTTTGAATGTCGAGGAGCTCAATAAGCCTGAAGATGATAGCGAACAGGAAGAGGACGAGACCTAGTTATAATTGGGTCGGGAATTTGAGATAGAATACATCTACTATGACCAGCTTGGCAGCCACAACTCGGACAACCCCGCAGACCGCAAGTTCTGGACCATCGAGCGCTTTGTGGACGAGGTTGACCAGGTCCGAAAGGCCTTGGGCCTTGATGCCTCAAACTTCTTCCTGCTCGGTCACAGCTGGGGAGGAGTGCTTGCCATGGAGTATGCACTTGCCCATCCAGAGGCACTCAAGGGCCTGATCATCAGCAACATGATGGCAGACTGTGTTGACTACCAGCGCTATGCAGACGATGTGCTGGGACCGCAGATGGAGAGCGGTGTGCTCGCCCGCATCAAGGAGCTGGAGGCAGCAGGAGCGTATGAGAGCGAAGAGTATGAAGCACTGCTCATGCCCAACCACTATGAGAAGCATGTTTTGCGCCGTCCCATGGACCAGTGGCCTGCCTGTGTGATGCATGCCTTGGAGCAGGTGAACAAGGACCTGTACGTCTATATGCAGGGGCCTAGTGAGTTCGGCATCTCCGGTGTCCTGGCCACCTGGGATCGTTCCCAGGACCTGCGCAAGATTGCCGTTCCCACCTTGGTGATCGGAGCCGAGTATGACACCATGGATCCTTTGTACATGGAGTGGATGTCCCAGCAGATTCCCGATGGTTCCTTTCTCTACTGCCCAGAAGGCAGCCATATGGCCATGTGGGATGATGCTGAGGTCTACCACAACGGTATCCGAAGATTCATAAATACCGTTTGATTCTACGATTGTCAGGCTCCCGAATCGGGAGCCTGACAATCATGTCTGAGGTTGTACTACTCCCAACGGTCATAATGGATGCGCTCGATCATCGAGTACTCTTTTTGTTGAATCTCTTTGGCATCCGCCCGTTTCTTGCCGATGGCAATGATGCAGGGGAAGCGATACTCCGCTGGAAACCGCAAGACCTTCCGTGTCCACTCCTCCTCGTTTCCGAGGGGGATGCGAAGCGTAGCGGCATATGATTCTGCGGTTGTTGCCAGCAGGATATTCTCGATGCTGCACCAGATGGATGCAAACCCATTCAGGTGGGAGAGGTCCTTTGGGTGGAGGATGTCCGTTCTCTGCCTGAAGAGTGGAACCACTACACAACTCGCATCGGCGAACATGCGATACTGCTTGGGAACCGCATTCCGATAGCACTCCTGTTGTACCGGGTCGTCCAGATGCCAATCCTCCAGCAGTGCTTCCATGTCTTGGTCTGAGATGCCCTTGGGAATGATCTCTATCAGCTTGAGGATGACGCTCTTGTCCCGAATGACCACGAAATGCCAATCGCGCAGGTGGTCATTGGATGGGGCTTGCAAACCCGCTGAGATGATCCTTTGGATCGTCTCAGCATCGATGGTTGCGTGTGGGTCGAAATCACGAACGGTTCTTCGTTTCGCTGCAACGTCGTAGAAATCCATAGCGCTTACTTCTGTATCTGCACGATGCTTGCAAGCACGATCAGGTGCAGCACCACCTGCTCAATCCAGGTGAACCAGTCGTTGCTACCCATCCTGCCAAAGTCGATGGTAAGGACATCGAGGATGACGATCAAGGCAAGCCAGAAGACCAGGATCGAGGTGAGGGCAAGCTTTGCAAGCTTCTCAGGAATTGCCTTGGTGAGCATCTGGGCTCCCAGAAAGAGACCGCTCAGCAGCTCCAAGGTGGAGATGAGGATCAAGAGCAGTTCGCTGTCACCCCCGAACATGTTGGAGATCTCACGCGAAATCTGGTTGCCCAGTCCGCGGCCCGAAGTGAAGCCGATGATACCCATGCTGATGAACAGCAGGGCGATGAGCAGTTGCAGTACCGGTTTTGAGGCAACCTTTTGCAGGCTTGCCTTGGGATCCTTTGCCATAGTCTCTCTCCTTGTGTTGTCCTTTCAGTGTAGGGTGGTTGCTCCCTGAGGTAAAGCAGGGGGCAGGTCAAATTGGAGGGCTTGGTTCTTCTACTTGACGATTGTGCAATAAAATTGTATGCTACATATAACACAAGCAAGAATCCCTTGCTAAGGAGATATAACACATGAACACACCCAAGATTGGCATTATCATAAGCAGTACCAGAGGCGCTAGAGTAGGTGAGCAGGCAGCACGCTATGTCGAATCGATCGCGAGCAAGCGGACCGACCTCTCTTTTGAGGTCATTGACCTTCGCGACTACCCCATGCCGTTCTTCGACGAAGTGGCCTCCAACGCCTATGTACCCTCCACCAACGAGGTGGCACAGAAGTGGCAGAAAAAGGTTGCAAGCCTCGACGGCTTCATCTTTGTCACAGCAGAGTACAACAACAGCATCACCGCTGCTTTGAAGAATGCCCTCGACTATGCATACCCGGAGTGGAACCGCAAGGCAGCGGCCTACTTCTCTTATGGCTCAGCTGGCGGAGCACGTGCCGTTCAGCATCTCAGGGACATCTGTGTTGAGCTTCAGATGGCTCCCGTCAGGCACTCCGTCCTGGTCCAGGGCAATGACTTCTATCCGATCATGAATGGACAGAAGCAGTTCAAGGACCTTGGATACCTGGAACAACTGGTAGAGCAGATGCTCGACCAGCTCTCCTGGTGGACACTTGCGCTGAAGAGTGCACGTGAACGCAGCTAAGTAGTATTTGTAACTCCATTTTTTTGCGGACCTGGGGGAAGGGCACAAGCCTTTCCCCCTCGTTTCGTCTACCTGGCTTGTGCAGGAATAACGAGCTGTTCCACCTTGTCTATCACGATATACAGCAGAAGACCCAGCAGGCTGAGCAGTACGATTCCTGCATACATGCCCACGTAGTTGGCCATCACCCAGTTGTTCA includes:
- a CDS encoding HNH endonuclease, with translation MRAFVGITDYAWYQSLAGRGYDEVNFWKPGGNVNFKALTPGELFLFKLHAPYNAIVGGGFFVRFSLLPSFLAWEAFGTKNGTETFGQLETRIAKYRKSQVPNSQIGCIILNSPFFFSESDWIAAPPNWGKSIVQGKTYDDTTQEGAALMEAVHQRLGGLYGYGHHESDSASNVREGQYLATYRIGQGTFRVLVTEAYNRRCAISGEKTLPVLDAAHIVPFSEEGSYSVKNGLLLRTDIHTLYDKGYLTVTPDYHVEVSNRLKSEYGNGKIYYAYHGLQLPNLPLEEQERPSPSFLAWHTEHVYKG
- a CDS encoding transposase, with the translated sequence MIDANAKPTKIIRVTNKKNGVTYLYEDQAFWNSEKKRGEHKRKCIGRLGPDGDAIYNEYYLARKEAVKAENPLVSKTTLMGQNLIMDKVVKDTGIKPVLKEAFGSDDADAILKLARYSVCEGKALSRAEDWLDDRGFNGSALCSQRISELLASLSDDRRNTFFKLWINKQAKKKALLFDITSISSYGKNNAYVERGYNRDHENLRQINLGLLSSHSSNVPLWYSELPGSMADSIVLDHVLGSLEKLDVKDINLVGDRGFYSEANLRNIAGKGQKFTIPVPSSLKWQKELIDKVRDSIRRPANIIRNPEDDKSYIYGITDYKTESYGRTWRHVYFDPVRKEQDIASLMLKLRKGEEELASGNIVERNKGLYETYFTVKETPKRGRKVILNEQAVDDYINGYSGFWIILTNAEKDASKALGHYNRRCDIEFHFDDMKNLLDCNRLNVHGEKTMKGRLFVNFITLILLNDLRGKVSAIKPRDRKYWDSKDMLNKVSTYSRIHFTGTYKDLWTVPTKAQRLIFDLLKIEYHWKGETLNVEELNKPEDDSEQEEDET
- a CDS encoding proline iminopeptidase-family hydrolase, which codes for MGREFEIEYIYYDQLGSHNSDNPADRKFWTIERFVDEVDQVRKALGLDASNFFLLGHSWGGVLAMEYALAHPEALKGLIISNMMADCVDYQRYADDVLGPQMESGVLARIKELEAAGAYESEEYEALLMPNHYEKHVLRRPMDQWPACVMHALEQVNKDLYVYMQGPSEFGISGVLATWDRSQDLRKIAVPTLVIGAEYDTMDPLYMEWMSQQIPDGSFLYCPEGSHMAMWDDAEVYHNGIRRFINTV
- a CDS encoding nitroreductase family protein; the protein is MDFYDVAAKRRTVRDFDPHATIDAETIQRIISAGLQAPSNDHLRDWHFVVIRDKSVILKLIEIIPKGISDQDMEALLEDWHLDDPVQQECYRNAVPKQYRMFADASCVVVPLFRQRTDILHPKDLSHLNGFASIWCSIENILLATTAESYAATLRIPLGNEEEWTRKVLRFPAEYRFPCIIAIGKKRADAKEIQQKEYSMIERIHYDRWE
- a CDS encoding NAD(P)H-dependent oxidoreductase, with protein sequence MNTPKIGIIISSTRGARVGEQAARYVESIASKRTDLSFEVIDLRDYPMPFFDEVASNAYVPSTNEVAQKWQKKVASLDGFIFVTAEYNNSITAALKNALDYAYPEWNRKAAAYFSYGSAGGARAVQHLRDICVELQMAPVRHSVLVQGNDFYPIMNGQKQFKDLGYLEQLVEQMLDQLSWWTLALKSARERS